The Pelomicrobium methylotrophicum nucleotide sequence GCCGCTCCACGACCCGGCGCACTCCCAGCCATCCCGCCAGCGCCACACCCGCCGTTCCCGCCACAATGCCGACGATCCATGGCGCGCCGTTGGTCTGAAAGGGAACGTTGAGCACTCGCGCCGATACCGCCCAGCCCACGGCGGTGGCACCGAACGCCGCCACCAGGCCAGCGAGCAGCCCGATCACGGCGAACTCCACCATATGCACCGCCCGCAACTGGGCTGCCCGCGCACCGAGCGTGCGCATGATGGCCGCATCCACAAGCCGCTCGTCGCGCGTCGCCGCGATGGCGGCGTAGAGCACGAGCACCCCCGCCGCCAGGGTGAACAGGAACACAAATTCCACGGCCCGGATCACCTGGTCCATCATGGCCTGCACCTGGGCGAGCACCGCCGCCACGTCGATGACCAGCAGGTTCGGAAAGCGCTTCACCAGCGAGTTCATGATTTCCTCCCGCTCGCGGGGGAGATGAAAGCTCGCCACATCGCTGGCAGGATACGCTTCCAGGACGCCGGGCGGCATCACTACGAAGAAGTTGACCCGGAACGAATCCCACTCCACGGTCCGAAGGCTCGTGACAGGGCCGGAAAGCGTAACACCCGCGATGTCGTAGGTCAGCGTGTCGCCCAATCGGATCCCCAACGTCCTCGCGATACCCTGCTCCACCGAAAACGCCGTGCGCCCCCGGTCCTCGGGCCGCCACCACCGCCCCGCCACGATCCGGTTATCGCTCTGGGGCGTTTCTGCCCAGGATAGGTTGAATTCCCGGTCGACGAGGCGCTTGGCCCGCTCGTCCGCGTAATCGGCCGAAGAAACCTGCCGGCCGTTGATCGCTATGAGGCGGGCCCGGACCATGGGATAGGTTTTGGGAGCCGGGATGCCCTGCGCCTCGAAAAAGCGCTGGAGAGCTTCCCGCTGGTCCGGCTGGATGTTCACCAGGAACCGGTTCGGCGCATCCGGCGGCAAGCTGGCCCGCCAGCTCTGGATCAGGTCGCCGCGCACGAGCGTGAGCAGGAGCATGGCCATGAGCCCCATCGACAAGGCAGCCACTTGGACAGCGGTGCTCAACGGCCGGCGTCGAAGATTGGCGAGCCCCATGCGCCAAGCGCGGCTCGCGCCCGCAGAGAGCCGAGCGAGCCCACGGACCACGAGCCACGACAACATGCCCGAGGCGAGCAATCCGGCCACTGCGCCCAGGAGCACGATGCGCCCCAACCGAAGGTCGCCGGCCTCCCAGAAGATGAGCGCAGCGATGGCCAGAATGCCCAGCGCGTAGCCGATGACCCCGGCGCTTCCGGGCACGCCCAATTCCCTCCGCAGCACGCGCAGGGTCGGCACCCGCGCGAGGGCCGCCAGGGGCGGCATCGCGAACCCCAGCAGCAGGACGAATCCCGCGACGTAGCCTTGGGCCAGGGGGGTAAGCCCTGGAAGCGGCAGCTCGCCGCCCACAAGTGGCGCCAGAAGCCGAACAAGTCCCGCTTGCGCCGCCCAACCCACCGCCGATCCGAGCGTGCTGGTGGCAATTCCGAGCGCCAGAAACACCCCGGCGTAGAGCCTCAAGATGGACCCTTGGCTCGCCCCCAGGCAACGCATCACCGCACAAGCGTCGAAGTGCCGCTGCAGGTATCGGCGTGCGGCGAGGGCGACCGCCACCGCCGCGAGGATCACGGCAGCGAGCGACGACAGCGCCAGGAACCGCTCTGCCCGCTCTAGCGCCGAGCGAATCTCCGGACGGGCATCGCGGATGCTTTCCACTTTCTGACCGGGCCCGACGGCCCGGGTCGCGAATGCGCGGAAGGCTTCTACGGCGGCCGGGGCGCCGGCCACGAGAAGCCGGTAGCCGATGCGGCTGCCGGGCTGGACGAGCCCCGTGCTGGACAGATCCTCCAGGTTCAGGATCACGCGGGGCCCCAGGCTGAGAAAGCCCACCACGCTTTCGGGTGCCTGATCGATCACGCCGGCGATCGTGAAGGTCCGCTCCCCGAGGCCAAGCCGCTCTCCCACCCCGACGCCAAGGCGCGAAAGTACGCGCTCATCGACCCACACCGTCCCCGGTGGCGGTGCGCTCCTGGGCGTCGAAGCGTTTCGCGCGCCGTCGGCCACCCGCAGCTCGCCGCGCAAGGGATAACCCTGCTCCACGGCCCGCACGTCCACGAGCAGGCTGCGGCTGTCGGCAAAAGCCATGCTGGGAAACTTGACGAGCTCCGCCTGCGCGAGCCCCAGCGCACGAGCCTGATCGCGGAAGCTGCCGGGAAGGGGCCGATCCCCCGCCACCACCAGGTCCGCGCCCAACAGTTGATTGGCCTGCACCTCCAAGGCCGCCCGGACCCGATCGTTGAAGAACGCCACCGTGGTCACGCTGGCCACGCCGATCACCAGCGCCGACGCCAGTACCCGCAGCTCGCCGGCGCGGATATCGCGTCGCAGTAAACGGAGCGCGAGCAGCAACTCCTGGAACAGGGTCACGGGCGGGCCTCGCCGTTTCCGAGCAAGCGACCCCCGCTCAGCTGCAGCCGGCGATGACAGCGCTCCGACACAGCGGGATCATGGGTCACCAGCACCAGCGTGGTGCCCTGCTCCCGGTTGAGCTCGAACATGAGCGTGATGATCTCCTCGCCGGTAGCCGGGTCCAGGTTCCCCGTCGGCTCGTCGGCGAGCAGCAGGCGGGGCGCCGCAGCGAACGCGCGGGCCAGCGCCACCCGCTGCTGCTCGCCACCCGAGAGCTGCTTGGGATAGTGGTGGATGCGCTCCGCCAGTCCCACCCGCTCAAGAAGCGACAGCGCGGTCTCGCGGGCGTGGCGGTTTCCCGCCAGCTCCATCGGCAGCATCACGTTTTCCAGCGCGGTCATCGCCGACAGGAGATGAAAGGACTGAAACACGAAGCCGATCCTGTCCCGTCGCAGCGCCGCCCGCCCATCCTCGTCCAACGAGAACACATCGATGCCGTCGATGTACACGCGCCCTCGGGTGGGAACGTCGAGCCCCGCCAGCAATCCCAGCAGCGTGGTTTTGCCCGACCCCGAAGCGCCTACCACCGCGACGGCTTCGCCCGACTCGACCTCGAAGCTCACATCGCTCAAAATGGCCAGCGTCCGCGGCCCGATGTGGACCTGCTTGCTTAAGCCGCAGGCGCGCAGCAACACTTTATCGCCCTGGCGCATGTTGAAGAAACTGGTTTTGGTGACCTGGCTGCTGGCCTCCGCCAGCGCCTTCGCCGCGCCCGTCATCGTGGTGCTCGGCGACAGCCTGTCCTCAGGCTACGGGCTTCCGACCGGCAGCGGCTGGGTGACCCTTCTCGAAGCGCGCCTGCGCCACCACGGGTATCCCCATGCGGTGGTCAACGCCAGCGTCAGCGGGGAGACCTCCCTCGGGGGACGAAACCGGATCGCCGCGGTGCTGGAGCGCCACCATCCCGATATTGTAATCGTGGCACTCGGCGGAAACGACGGCTTGCGGGGCCTGCCTCCGGAAACCACCCGCGCAAACCTCGCCGCCATCATCGAAGCGGCGCACAGACGCAACGCGCAGGTCGTGCTCGTCGGCATGCGATTACCACCGAACTACGGCAAAGCCTACACGGAAAAGTTCCAAGCCATCTTTCCCGAACTGAGCCGGCGGTACAAAGTGCCCCTGGTGCCGTTCCTCCTGGAAGGCTTCGGCGAGCGTCGGGATTTTTTCCAGCCTGACGGGATCCACCCGACCGCGGCCGCCCAGCCCCTCATGCTCGACAACGTGTGGCCGGCTCTTAAGCCGCTCCTGGCGGCGAATCCCTCGTCCAGCCGCGCCGGCGGCAGGGCTCCCTGAGGGGGCCCTATCAGAAACATCGACAAAGCAGCCTAGAGACTCTAACCGAAGGCGGTTTGTCCGGGCCCGCGATTCGTGCGGGATCGGGCCTAGTCACCGGGAAAAAGGCCGGCATGCTATGATCGGCCCGGGTGTTGCGCCCCTGCCGCTCGAAATGCCAACGGGAACCACTGCCCCACCCTCCCTCGAGTACGTCGGCAAATACAGGATCATCCGCGAGCTCGGCCGCGGATCCACCTGCCGTGTCTATCTCGCCCAGGATCCGTTCAACGACAGGGAGGTGGCCATTAAAGTCATCTTTCCCCACGGCCAGGGGGGTACGCGCGAGAACAAGCGCTTCATGCGGGCGTTCATGAGCGAAGCCGCCCTCGCCGGGCGGCTCAAGCATCCCCACATCGCCGCCATCTACGACGCCGCGATGGAGGAGAGCTACAGCTATCTCGTGATGGAGTACGTGCCGGGCGGCACGTTGCAGCAGTTCTGCGACCCGGCGCACCTCCTGCCCGTGGAACAGGTGGTAGAGATTATCTTCAAGTGCTGCCGAGCGCTCGACTATGCCATGCGCCAGGGCGTCATCCATCGGGACGTGAAGCCGGGCAATATCCTGGTCACCCAGGGAACCGAGATCAAGATCAGCGACTTTGGGACCGCGTTCCTCCAAATCGCCGACCATACCCAGCTCACCGGCGTCGGTTCGCCCGCCTACATGTCCCCCGAGCAGATCCAGGAAAAGGAGCTGACTCACCAGACCGATATCTATTCCCTGGGCGTGGTGATGTACCGGCTGCTGACGGGCCGTCTGCCCTACGAATCGCGGCATACCGACAAGCTCCTGGACGAGATCCTGCACGTGGACCCGCCCCCGCCGAGCACCCACCGGCCGGCGATCCCCGCGGCCCTCGACCGCATCGTCATGCGGGCGATGCGTAAGGAGGTCCACGAACGTTACGCCACGTGGCTCGAGTTTGCGAAAGACCTGGCTGCGGTCTTCAGCCAGCTCCATGGGCCAGGGCATGCCGCCGCGGACATGGAGAAGTTCAGCGCACTCAAACAACTGCCCTTCTTCGAGCGGTTCGAAGACTCGCAGATCTGGGAAGTCCTCGGCATGGCCACCTGGACGAGGATCGCCAAGAACGCCGTGATCGTGCAAGAGGGTACGGTGGGTGAATCCTGCTTCATCCTGGTCGAAGGCGAAGTGCAGGTCTCACGCAGTAGCACCGAGCTCACTCGGCTCGGGCCGGGAGACTGTTTCGGCCTGGTGCTTTACTTCGAAGAGCGCTCCCGGGCGCGAACCACCACCGTCACCGCCCTGACCGACTGTTCCCTGCTGGAGCTGCCGGCCGCCGCCCTCAACAGGGCCTCGGAGGCCTGCCAGGCCCAGCTCAACAAGGCGTTCCTGCGCCTGCTGGTCAACCGTCTGGAGCGGCCAAGCAAGCCGTAGGCGCCCCCACCCCCGGCCCCGCCGACCCTCCCCCATCGCGCGGCGGCTGGGCGCTTTATACGAACCCCTTGCATCCTCTGCCAGGATTGGCATTTCCATGCTGGCGGCATAGGAACGGACACCCGTGAGGCTGTACGGCGCTTGCCCGCACCCCCTCCGATTCCGCTAGAGTTTGCAAATCCTTTTTGCCACAATCGGATCGCGCTTAAAATTCAGGTCAATTTCGAGTTGGGCGGGTCTGCGGCCCTACGACTCCTGCAGGAAAAATCCCAACAAAACAAGGTCCTGCCTGGTTTATGCCGACAGCCGCCGCCACCGAGGGCCCAAGGTTGGAGGGGAGCCAACACGCCATGCGCCGCGGAATCTGCAAAAAGGATTCCATTCGGGTCACGCCCCAACCCCAGGCTCGCCGGGAAAGGGACTTCGTGCCCGCCTTCCTGTGCACCCGCCCATCGCCCGACGGCCATCACCGCCATCAGGCGCTCGGGCGGCATTTCGCGGGGAGACCCTGATGACCATCGCCCCCGACCTCGGTGGCGTCAAGGTGATGGTGATCGACGACAGCAACACCATCCGTCGCAGCGCCGAGCTGTTTTTGAGCCAGGCCGGCTGCCAAGTGATCCTCGCCGAGGACGGGTTCTCTGCCCTCACCAAAATCACCGAGCACCATCCGGATGTCATCTTCATCGACATCATGATGCCGCGGCTCGATGGCTATCAGGCCTGCGCCCTGATCAAGCGCAACCCCAGGTTCCGCTCCATCCCCGTCATCATGCTCTCGAGCAAGGACGGGGTGTTCGACCGGGCCCGGGGCCGCATGGTCGGATCGGATGAATACCTGACTAAACCCTTTACGCGTGAGGACCTGGTCAATGCGGTCCGGGCCCACGTGAGAAGGAGCGGTCCAATCAAGGAGATACCCCATGGCGATCAAAAAAGTTCTTGTGGTTGAAGACTCGGCGACCGACCGGCAGGCGCTGTCGGAAATGCTGAAGAAGAACGGCTTCGAGGTTTACACCGCCGAGAACGGCGAAGAAGCGGTCACGAAGGCCGACCAGCTCAAGCCTGATTTGATCCTGATGGACATCATCATGCCCGGTACCAACGGCTTCCAGGCCACCCGCGTCATTACCCGCAACGATGCCACCAAGCATATCCCCGTGATCATCATCAGCAGCAAGGGTCAGGAGACGGATAAGATCTGGGGGATGCGCCAGGGAGCGCGCGACTACATCGTAAAACCCGTCCAGGAAGCGGAACTGCTGCGCAAGATCTCCGCTCTCGCCTAGAACGATCCAAGACCGGAGCATGCGCCGATGGAGACCGGGCTCGGAAGCCTGAAGGAATACCAAGAGCACCTGCTGGCGCGCATTCGCGACTCCGCGGCGAACGGCGCGGCGACCTCCTATCTGGGCATGGTCGTGGCGGAGGAGCGCTGGGCCGTGAGGCTCACTGACGTGAGCGAAGTGATCCCTGTGCCCACCCTGCATACCGTCCCGCTGACCCAGAGTTGGTTTCTCGGCATCACCAATATCCGCGGCAGTTTGTACGCTGTTGCCGATATCGCCGCGCTGATCGGCCGCGGGCATGCGCCGCTCAATGCCGACACGCGGCTCGTGCTGATCCACCCCAGGTTCCGCGTCAATGCCGGGTTCATCATCACGCGCACGCTCGGGTTGCGCAACATTCCGCTACCGTCCCAGCCGCCAGAAAAAGAAGAGGTCTCGTGGATCACGGCCGAATACCACGAACCGGACGGCAAGGTTTGGAAAGAGCTGGATATTCGACGCTTGGTGTCCGATCCGCGCTTCCTGGACATCGCTTCGCCCCGGCTCACTGCGGCTGGATAACAAAGACACGCTGGATCCCAAGTTGGAGGAAGCCCATGGCATCGGTCGCATCGGAGCTCAAGATCTCCACCCCGTCCGCTGACGCCGAGTCAGCCCCGTCGAGCGAGCAAGCTGCAAGAGGTGCGGGAAGCCAGGCGAGCAGCCTCGCCACCCTCATCGAGAGGTTGACCAGCGGAGCCGAAGGCGAGCTGCCGCGAGGTCTGCCGCTGCTGCGCCGCTTCAGTTTCCAGCACCAGATGTTGCTGCTGGGCGTCCTGGTTCTTCTGTTCCTCGCGCTCACCGTCACCACGTTCGGTTTCGTCATCTGGGAGGCGCGCATCAATCGTACCCAGACCGCCGTCTCGACCGAGATGCAGATGTGGTCGCAGCGGGCAGCCATCCTCGCCGAACAGTCCGCTCGCGGAAATGCAGACGCTTTTGCCCAGCTCGCCAAAGGCGTGGCCACCTTCTCCGCCGACCTGGAAGCGTTGCGTGCCGGGGGCGACACGCACGGCACCTCGTTGCCGAAAGCGTCACCCGAGGTGCTGCCGCTGCTGGATGAAGTGTCCGCGCGCTGGGAGCCCATCGCGGAGGACGTGGGCTTCATCCTCTCGCAACAGCGGGGATTGGTCACGCTGAAGCAGAGCGAGGACTTCATCCGCCAGGCAGGTCCCCAGCTCAAAAGCCTGTCGCAGCAATTGGGCGTGGTCGCGATGGAGCGGCGCGAGGATCCACGGTCAGTCGCGATGGCGCGGCAGCTCTACTACGACGTCGTGAACTTCGATTTCCTCGAGGCCAACAGCCAGATCTCCACCGACGAGCCCGATCGCCAGGTGGCGCTTAATCTCGCGCATAACGTCAAGGCGTTTGAGACGCTCGTCGAGGGTCTAGCCAGCGGTAGCGCGGAGCTCGGCCTGGCGCCGCTCAAGCACCCCGATTCCCAGCGCATCGCCACCTCCCTTCTCGAGCTCACCAGCGAATTCCGCCGCCACATCGTCAGCGTGGTCGTCAACATGGAAAACCTCGCTCGTGCAAAGGAAGCGTACCGCAAAGTTTCCCGGGCCAGCGAACCCCTGCTCGCCTCCCTGGAAAAATTGACCGATGCATACAGGCGACAAGGGGGCGGCTACGGCGGCACCGCCCTCGGGCTGCTGTTCGCCGTGCTTACCGTGGCCTCCCTGGGCCTCATGGCCAAGGTCCACCTCGACGACGCGCGCCGCCGGGCAATTGAAAACGAGCAAGCCAACCGCCGCAACGAGCAAGCCATTCTCCGCCTGCTGGACGACATGTCGCAGCTCGCCGAAGGTGATCTTACCCGCCACGCCCGCGTAACCGAGGACATCACCGGCGCCATTGCCGATGCGGTCAATTACGCCATCGATGAGCTGCGCAGCCTGGTCAACCAGATCAACCAGGCCGCCAACCAGCTCACCGAGTCGACCCGACAGGGACGTGCGGTCTCCAGCCAGCTCCTGCAGGTGGCGGAAAAGCAGGCCCAGGAAATCCAGGCCACCACGTCTTCGGTGTTGCAGATGGCCGCCTCCATGGACACCGTGTCTGCCAACGCCCAGGAATGCGCCCAAGTGGCCCAGCAGTCGCTCGCCGCTTCTGAGAAAGGCGCCGGTGCTGTGCAGCAATCGATCGCCAGCATGGACGCCCTGCGCGAGCAAATCCAGGAAACCTCCAAGCGGATCAAGCGCCTGGGCGAGAGCTCCCAAGAAATCGGCGAGATCGTGCAGTTGATCGCCGGCATCACCGAACAGACCAACGTGCTGGCGCTCAACGCCGCGATCCAGGCGGCCGCCGCCGGTGAAGCCGGTCGCGGCTTCACCGTGGTGGCGGAGGAAGTGCAACGCCTGGCGGAACGCTCTGCCGAAGCCACGAAGCAGATCAGCGCCATCGTGCGCACGATTCAAAGCGATACCCACGACGCCGTGGTGGCGATGGAAAAAAGCACCCTGGGCGTGGTGGAGGGGGCCAAGCTCACCGACGCCGCTGGCCAAGCCCTCCAGGAGATCAACGCGGTATCCAGGCGCCTTGCAGATCTGGTGGCCCAGATCACCCGCGCCACCGAGGAACAGCTTCAGGTCGCCCAGGCAGTGGCCAGGAACATGCGGGGAATTCTCCACATCACTCAGCAGACCACGAAGGGGACCAAGTGGACCGCCGAGTCCATGGGTCAGATCTACGAGCTGGCCCAGAAGCTCAAAGTCTCCGTATCCGGCTTCAAGGTCTGACGGTCGCCGATCATGAGCGCAAACCTTTCCTTCCAGACCGGGCCTCTCGCCTGGGTCAAGCCGGAGATCGATGCCGCCCTCGAGCGGGCGACCAGATCGCTGAAAAGCTTCTTTGCTGCACCGGAGAACTCGGGAGAGCTGGCCAGTGCGCGGACGAACTTGCGGGAGATCGCCGGCGCGCTCAGCATGATCGGCATGGAGGGACTGTCCCGGTTCGTGACCGAGCTCGACGGCGTGCTGGAGGACCTCGGCGCGCGCCGGGTAGCCCCTACGGCCCCGACCCGGGCCCTCCTGGAGCGGGCCGTCTCCACGGTCATCCAGTACCTGACCGACGTGGCCGAAGGCTGTCCGGACCAGCCGATGAGCCTGCTGCCCACGCTGCGGGACCTGGCGCGCTCGCGCGGTCGGCAGGTCGACGACAAGGAGCTGTTCTACCCTGACCTCAGTCTATTCCCGCCGCCGTTGTCGGACGGACAGGCCGTCTCCGGGCAGGCGCTCGCCGCCCTGGTAAAGCTCCAACGCACCGCCTACCAGCGCGGAATGCTCAACTGGCTCTGGGGGTCCGCGGACGGTCTGGAGATCATGGCCAGAGCCCTCAGCGAGGTGGAACGCGCGCAACCGCAACCTCTCGACCGACGCTTTTGGTGGCTGGCGGGCGGCCTCGTGGAGGGTCTGCTGCACCAGGGTCTGGCCGCAAGCGACGAGGTGAAGAAGCTGTGCGCCCGTGTCGATCGGCAAATGGCGGCCTTCGCCGCCGGCAACGATGCGGTGCCCGAGGCGTTGCTGCGCGACATCCTCTACCACATCGCCCGCTGCGAGCCCGTGACGCCGCGCGTGCGCGAGATCAAGAACCTATACCATTTGGAGCGCTACGTTGCCCCCGCCACCATCGCGGGACTGCTGGAGCTGGACACGGAGCGGGTGGGCCCGCTGCTCAAGGAGGCTCACGAGGTTCTTGCGGCCGCCAAGCAGGCATGGACCAGCTACAGCGCGGGCGAACAAAAGTCTCTCGCCGATTTCCGCACCCATATCGCCCGCTTCCGCGACCTCGCTGCGGACCTCGGGAATCATCCTCTCCTCGAGCTGGCGGAGCTCGTCAAACGCGTCTCCACGGTGCTCAAGGCCCAGAGCGCCCAGCGGCAAGAGCTGATCGCCATGGAGATGGCGACCGCATTGCTGGCCGCGGAGCACGCCCTGGAGCGCTTCACTTCCCTCACGCCGCAAGTCGAGGCGAAGGTGGAGGCCATCACCGGGCGCCTGCTCAACGCCTTGTCCGGCCGCCCCAGCGAGGCAGCCGACCCGGCGCTCGCGGCGTTCGGGCAACGCAACGACGAAACCGAGCTCATCGCCCAGGTGGCGCGGGAGATGAACGCCAACCTCCAGCACGTCGAGCAGATCCTCGACAGCTTTTTCCGCGGCCATGGAGGCGAGGACCAGCTGGCCAGCTTGGATCCGTTCCTGCGGCACGTGGTCGGCGCCTTGCGCATGCTGGGCCTTGAACCCGCAGCGGAGCTGCTCGAGCACTGCACCGCAGTGGTGGCCATGCTGGCGGACCGCCGGCGGGCGCTCTCCCAGCACGAGATCACCCTGCTCGCCGACGGCCTGAGCAGTCTCGGGTTCTACGTCCAAGCGCTCCCCCACGTCACGGCGGAGGAGTTGAAAATGGTGGAGACTGCGCTACAGCGCTTCCGCTCGCAGGCAGTCCCCTCGGCCCAAGGCCCTGAATCCTCCTCGCCCGCGCCCGATCGGCCCCCCACGGCGCCGCAGACGCCGCTTCCGGAATCCTCGCCGGCCCACGCCGGGGCAGCGCTCCCGGCTGCGCGCTCTTCCGGCGCCACCGCCGGCGAGCCCGGGCCAGGGGCCGCCGGCGCCGAGGCCCAGCTCCCCCGGGAACCGGAGGCTGCAACCTCAGCCGCGTCCCCGATGCCGATCGCTCCCGCCGGGCCCTCCGGCAGCAAGGGGCAACTCACCGACAGCGCCACCGCTGCAGATCGGGAGATCGTGGACATCTTTCTCGAGGAAGCGCGGGAAATTCTCGGGGCGATTGCGGAGAACCTGGCGGCATGCCGCGAGCGGCCGGAGGATCGGGAGGCCCTCGCCGCCCTGCGCCGCAGCTTCCACACGCTCAAGGGAAGCGGACGCATGGCCGGCCTTTCCAATCTCGGCGAAGCCGCCTGGACCGTCGAAAACCTGATGAACCAGTGGCTCAAGCTCGAGCGCGAGGCGAGCGTCGAGCTTCTCGATTACCTCTCCGAAGCCCGCGCCGCTTTTGAAGGCTGGGTCGCCGCGCTGGCCGAGCATGGCAGCGTCAGCGTGGATCGCGCCCAGCTCGCCCGCGGCGCCGCTGCGCTCCTGGCGGGGCTGGAAGTCGAGGCGCCGTTGTCCGCCCTCTTGCCTGCCGCAGCACCGAGCGCATCCGTCGCAACGGCGGAACCTCCCAAGATCGCAGCGCCTTCAGAGCCTGCGGCGGCGAGCGTTGTCTTCCCGACCTCGGAAGCGCCGGAGGCTAAGGCGGACGTTCACGATGAACTGAATTTTGTCCCACCACCCTGGTCCACGGCGTCGGCGTCGCCGCCCCAAGAGGCCCCTGTCGTCATTGGCGAGGCCGTCATTTCGCCATCGCTGTATCAGGTCTACCTGCAGGAAGCACGCCAATGCGTCGCCATGCTGAAAGAGGGGTTGGAGCGCCTTGCGCACGATCCGGCTCAACCTCTGCCCGAGGTCCTCACGCGGGCGGCGCATACCCTGGCAGGCAGCTCCAGAACGGCGGGCCTGGGGACGATCGACGCGCTGGCGTCCGCCCTTGAGCGCACCCTGTCCACGCTCCGGATCCATCGCACTGCCGTGGCGCAGCCAGCCATGGCGTTGCTCGCCCAAGGGATAGGCGCACTGGAGCAGGCGGTGGCGCAGGTGGAAGCCCGAGCGTATCCGCCACTCGCAGAGGCTCTGATCCAGGCCCTTCACGCCTTGGAGGAGGAAGCCAGGGTCGCCGCGGGGACCACACCCGGCGCCGATCTGCCCCGTCCAGCGACCGCTACGCCGCCCGAAACCGCGCCCGGGCAAGACCGGCTCATCATCCAAGACGATATCGACCCGCAGCTGTTGCCGATCTTCCTGGAAGAAGCCCATGACCTGGTTCCCCTTCTGGGCGAGGATCTGCGTCATCTTCGCGCCACGCCCGCCGATCAGCAGACGGCCCAGTCGCTGCGCCGGGTTCTGCACACGCTCAAGGGCAGCGCCCGCATGGCCGGAGCCATGCGGCTCGCCGAGCTGGTCCACACCATGGAGAGCGAGGTCGAAGCCGCAGCGGAAGGCGCAGGCTTTGCGGCCTCCACCCTCGAACGGCTGGAAGCGCTGCTCGATCGCCTGGTGGCAACCCTTGAAGGATTGCAGCGGGGCGGCACGCCGGCGCCGGTTCGGGAGCCAGAAACCCCCGCGACCGAAAGCCCGCCTTCGACCCTAGAGAACACGCCCCCGGCCCTGGAATCCCTCGCGCCGGCTGCCGAAGCAATCCCCTCGCTTCAGGCGCAGGAGTTGGCGGCCGCCCAGATCCGCGTCTCCGCCGACACGGTGGACCGCCTGGTGAATCAGGCGGGTGAAATCAGCATCGCTCGCGCCCGCATCGAGGCGCAGGCGCGCCACTTCAAGCAAACATTGCTCGAGCTCACCGACAGCGTAGCGCGCCTGCGCGCTCAACTGCGCGAGATCGAGATCCAAGCGGAGGCGCGGCTGCAAGCGCGGCTTGCCCAGGTGCAGGAGGACGAAGCGAAGTTCGACCCCCTCGAGTTTGACCGCTACACCCGGTTCCAAGAGCTCACCCGTCTCATGGCGGAAAGCGTGCACGACGTGACCACCGTCCAGCAGCACCTGCTGAACGGGCTGGACGAGGTGAACGCCGCGCTGTCCACCCAGGCACGCCTCAACCGCCAGCTCCAGGACGAGCTCATGCATTTGCGCACGGTGCCGTTCCTGCGGGTGGCGGAGCGCCTGCACCGGGTCGCGCGCCAGACCGCGCGGGAGCTCGGCAAACGCGTCCAGCTCGACATCTCCGGCGGCCAGATGGAAGTCGACCGCGGCGTGCTGGAAAAGATCGCGGCACCGCTTGAGCATCTGGTCCGCAACGCTGTCGCCCACGGCATCGAACTCGCGCAGCAGCGCGCAAGAAGCGGAAAGCCCGAAACGGGCCGAATCCAGCTGACCCTGCGCCAGGAGACCAATGACCTTGTCATTTCCATCAGCGATGACGGCGCAGGCCTGAATTATGCCGCCATCCGCGACAAGGCCGTCAAGCTGGGCCTGGTCTCCGCCGACCAAGCGCTTGCCGACGCTGAGCTCGCCCAACTCATCTTCCGGCCGGGATTTTCCACCGCCGAGACAATCACCGAGATCGCCGGCCGCGGCGTCGGGATGGACGTGG carries:
- a CDS encoding chemotaxis protein CheW gives rise to the protein METGLGSLKEYQEHLLARIRDSAANGAATSYLGMVVAEERWAVRLTDVSEVIPVPTLHTVPLTQSWFLGITNIRGSLYAVADIAALIGRGHAPLNADTRLVLIHPRFRVNAGFIITRTLGLRNIPLPSQPPEKEEVSWITAEYHEPDGKVWKELDIRRLVSDPRFLDIASPRLTAAG
- a CDS encoding methyl-accepting chemotaxis protein is translated as MASVASELKISTPSADAESAPSSEQAARGAGSQASSLATLIERLTSGAEGELPRGLPLLRRFSFQHQMLLLGVLVLLFLALTVTTFGFVIWEARINRTQTAVSTEMQMWSQRAAILAEQSARGNADAFAQLAKGVATFSADLEALRAGGDTHGTSLPKASPEVLPLLDEVSARWEPIAEDVGFILSQQRGLVTLKQSEDFIRQAGPQLKSLSQQLGVVAMERREDPRSVAMARQLYYDVVNFDFLEANSQISTDEPDRQVALNLAHNVKAFETLVEGLASGSAELGLAPLKHPDSQRIATSLLELTSEFRRHIVSVVVNMENLARAKEAYRKVSRASEPLLASLEKLTDAYRRQGGGYGGTALGLLFAVLTVASLGLMAKVHLDDARRRAIENEQANRRNEQAILRLLDDMSQLAEGDLTRHARVTEDITGAIADAVNYAIDELRSLVNQINQAANQLTESTRQGRAVSSQLLQVAEKQAQEIQATTSSVLQMAASMDTVSANAQECAQVAQQSLAASEKGAGAVQQSIASMDALREQIQETSKRIKRLGESSQEIGEIVQLIAGITEQTNVLALNAAIQAAAAGEAGRGFTVVAEEVQRLAERSAEATKQISAIVRTIQSDTHDAVVAMEKSTLGVVEGAKLTDAAGQALQEINAVSRRLADLVAQITRATEEQLQVAQAVARNMRGILHITQQTTKGTKWTAESMGQIYELAQKLKVSVSGFKV